A window of Methylomonas sp. 11b genomic DNA:
TGTTTTGAGAAAAGTTAATTCAACGTTGTTGGATGAAAGATATTTTGCTTATTTATTTAGAACAGGGAATGCCCAGCAAATATTTAAAAGGCATTCACGAGGCATAATGGATATGAGGCTCCGATTATATTTCGATAAACTCGGTGCAATTACGGTTCCCGTACCACCATATTTAACACAAGAAGCAATCGCTGCTTACCTCGACACCAAAACCGCACAGATTGACAGAAAAATTGATCTGCTCAGCCAAAAGGCGGATCAGTACGGCAAACTCAAACAATCCCTCATCAACGAAACCGTCACCCGTGGACTGGATAAAACCGTGGCGATGAAAGACAGTGAGGTTGAGTGGCTTGGCGAAGTGCCTGAACATTGGAGCGTTGAGAGGTTGAAGAATCTTGCATACATAAAAACCGGTGGGAAGGATACTGTAGATAATGTTGAAGGCGGGAGTTATCCATTTTTTGTTCGATCTCAAACTATCGAGAGAATAAATTCTTACTCATTTGATGGTGAAGCAATTCTGACAGCCGGGGATGGAGTCGGAGTAGGTAAAGTATTTCACTATGTGAATGAAAAATTTGAATACCACCAGCGTGTTTACAAAATTAGCCACTTTAGACATGTTTTAGGTAAATTCGTTTTCTATTATATGAGAGAAAACTTCTATAAAGATGCACTTCGTCTCAACGCCAAATCTACCGTTGATTCTTTAAGAATGCCAATGTTTCAGAATTTTGTTATAGCTTTTGGCAGTATTGATGAGCAACATAGAATTGTGGATTACCTCGACGAAAAAACCGCGCACATCGACCGCATCGTCGCCACCATCAACAGCCAAATCGACAAGCTCAAAGAACTACGTAAAGCCCTGATTAACGATATAGTCACGGGAAAGATTCGTGTATTTAAACCGGAGCATCGCCATGAATAACACACACCAGACTGAAATACCCGATCAACTCTGGCAACAGGCGCAAACACTGGTGCAACAGGGATGGGCTGGTAACTTGCAGGAAATCGTCACAGAAGCCCTGCGTCGTTATCTGGAGTCTCATCAACAGGTATTAACTGAAACCTTTATCCAGGATGATGTTGAATGGGGATTGCATGGCGAAGACTACCGCCGCGCGTTTAGCCGCTAAAAGCCTGAATATTACCGCGCATGGCACTTTGGGTTTGTTAATTCGTGCTGTTCGCCAACAGTTACGCACACCGTCTGAAGTAGTGGCGCTGTTAGCCGCGATTCCCCAACAAACGACATTACACATCCGGCCCAGCTTATTACACGACGTTATCGCACGAGTTAAAGCGGAATGGGCCAGTGAGCTATGAACGAACTACACCTGCAAGATAAGTTTTTAGTCCCCTTTTTTCGGGATGGCTTGGGTTATAAGGAAGTTAAAGCCAACACCGTCACCCAATCGCTGATTATTGAAGAAGATTTGCAGGCGTTTATCTCGGATACCGAGCTGAACAAAAAGCCTTATGAGCAGCTGCTGAAAAAATACGGCGGTAATAAGCAAAAGTTACTGGCGGATTTGATCGAGCTAATTCAGGAACGCTGTGGCAGTAGCCGCAACAAAGCGCTATTTATCAACGCCAACAAGTCCATTACTTTGCAGGGCATTAAGCTGCATCTGTTTTACACCAGTGACAGCGTAATCCACGACAATGCGCTGTTTGAGGAAAACATCTTCTCCTTGGTGCAGGAGCTGCATTATAAATACAGTTACCAAGGCCAGCAGGTGTTTTCATTCCGCCCGGATATTGTGTTGTTTGTGAATGGCATTTATTTGGGATACAGCGAATTAAAATCCAACTACACCAGCCAAAATGCCACCAAGAATGGCCGTGGCAAAGTCATTAAAGATTATTTTGAGGCCGTGAAAGTCTATCATCAGCAGTTTGATAGCAATGCCATGCTCAGTGATAACGAAAAGCTGGCTTATCGCAAAGATTTCCTGAAGATATTCGAAAAAGCCATTCATATCACCACCACCGATATAGGCGAAACCTTTGTAATTCGCACCCTGGCGGATTATTTTGACGAAATGTTGGCCACCTGCCGTGAAGGCAAATTTGACCGGGAAGAGATTGAGAAAAAAGCGTCTGGGGTGTTTAAGCCTTATCCATTGTTAAAGCCCGATGCCGATAAAAAAGATAAGCTGAAAGAGTTGTTTACTGCACTGTATGGCAAGTTGTTCATCGAAAAGGAGATTTTGTATTACAACTTTATCGAGCGTGATGTCTATGTGAACAAAGGCGTTAAAGAAGTCAAAAATGAAGCAGGGCACTTGATTTCACCACGCCCCAAGCAGAAATTCGGCACCGATAAAATCATGGCCAAGATTGATGAGTTTTTGGCGCATGAAAAAGAACCCGATTACTTTGAACAGCTGTTAGAAAAGCAGTTGGCCGGTGTCGGCGAAGCCAAGAAAAAAGAGCTGCTGGAAAAACGCAAAGCCTATTCCAATAATAAAAACGTGTATTCCTTATTGATGCAATACGCGGCTGGGTTTGGCAAATCCAACATCATCGGTTGGTCGGCATTGCAATTGAAAGACTTGCGACGCCCAGATAGTTACGCTAAGAGCGAATACGTTTACGACAAAATCATGATTGTGGTGGATCGTTTGCAGCTGCGAAGCCAGATAGATTCATTGATGCTGAACATGAACATCGATAATCGTATGGTCAAGGAAGCCACCAATAAAAAGACCTTTCAAGAAGCGCTGGCATCGGATACCCGCTTGGTGATCGTCAACTTGCAAAAGTTCGGTTCGGTGCGGGAAATGCTGGATGCTGAGGTGCTGCAAAAACTGGCTAACATGCGCATCGTGTTTCTGATTGATGAGATCCACCGTTCTAACAGCGGCGACCAGCATGAAGAAATGATCAGCATCTTCGATGAGCTGCAAAGCCCGTTTGATAATTCAGCTTATGCCGGCGCCCGTACCAAAAAGAATTTGATTATCGGCTTTACCGCCACCCCCGATGATCATTCTCTGGCACGGTTTGGTGAATTCAGTGGTTATGCCGAAAGCGAAAAACTTTGGCGGCCTTTTGACAGCTACACCATGAAAGAAGCGATTGAGGATGGCTTTATTCTGAACCCGTTGAAAAACATTGTGCCGGTTGCCTCTAAGATGTTGTTTGATCTACCCAGTAATCCGCTGACCGGTTTCACTGAAAAAGACTACAAAGACGCCCAGAAAAAACAAATCTATGAAAATCGTGATCGCATTGATGCCATAGCCAAGTATGTGGCCGATCTATTGGTAAAAGACGTCTATCGCCAAATACGCGGTACCGGTAAGGCGATGTTGGCGGTACATTCCATCAAAGCGGCAATTGCTTACAAAGAAGCGGTAACCAAGCACTTCAACGCCTTGGTACAACAGCCAAAATTCGCCAAATATGCCGAGGCACCCATCCATGTGGTGTATTCCAGTAATCAGGACGAACAAAGTGCCACGGGTTTGAATGGCGGGTTGACCGAAGAAAAGGTCTTGGAAAGTTTTGCGCTGAGTAAAAACGGTTTGATGATTGTGGTCGCCAAGCTGCAAACCGGCTTTGACGATAAAAGACTGCATACCTTATTTTTGGATAAAGAAATTAATGGCATCAGTGCCATTCAAACTATTTCCCGCGTTAACCGTACCGCAAAATATAAGAACGATTGCAAGATTGTCGATTTCTCCTACAACAATGTGAATGTCCAAAACATTAAAGATGCCTTTGAACATTTTTCCGATGTGGTGGTGAGTGACTTTGATCCGTTCAGCGATAAAAAGGTATTGGATGTTCTGCTCAGTGAACTGAAAAAATCGGACACCTTCGATAAGTTTTTTACGGTGTTCATGGCGATTTACAAAGATTCGGTCAAACGCGATGACCCTGAAAACTACCTGGATTTTGAAAGCAGCTTAAAGAAATACATCGATGCCAATCCCCAGAGAACCGCCGATACAAAGGCCAAAGCGGCCCAGTATTTCACCATTCTTAATCGGATTGAATATGTGATTGAACTGGATGCCAAGTACAGCGAGCCAAGCTTTTTATTCTTCTGGCGTAAATTCAATACCCTCTACAACATGATGCACCGCAGCGAAGACATTAAAGACCCGATTGAGGTGTATTTTGATAATCAGATTGGCATGGTTGAAGTCATTCCCGAAGACTCAAAAAGGAAGAAAAAGAAGCCAACCGAAGTTGCCGTAGGGACACCACCTGGCACTGGTGGGCAGTTTGATATTCTAGCTATCATCGCCGCGCGTAATGAGCAAGAGGCCAAAACTGGCACACTGATACAGGATTTTGAAGCCAAGATTTTAGATTTCTTCCAGTATGTGCGCAACGACAAAGACGGTATGCGGCTAATCGTAAAGATTAAGTCGCATGTGTCGGAAACTGAAATTTATGATGATTTCGCGAAAATATATCGCCGCTACAAGGCACTCAATCGACAGATCGTTGGAGAATACTTCTTCAAAGAAACTGAAGACTTGGTTGATAAGCTTTGTGATGATTTTGAGGGTACAGTAGTAAATGCTGGTGAATAGATGCTTCAATAAGCATTTACTCTTACTTTTCGTCTGTGGAAATATCTTATTATGTATATACGATTACTATTATGCGAAATTGGTTAAAAACTCTATTGTTCATGTCAGCATTTTCACCAGTAATGTTGACTCTTGCTTATGTTCGCTTCGACCAGCATGGCTGGCAACAAGATGTTGCAGAACTTTTAGTCATCGGCAGTATTGGTTCCATTCTCCCAATTCTAATAATCAAGATGTTGTCGCGCTCAAGTGAATCGATTGCGTTTGATGCAAAGAAAGTTGAGTCAAATGATTTTATGTTGCTGATGTTTGTTGGTAGTTACTTGATACCAATCATAGCTCGCGCTTCGGAGTTGCAATTTGACATGATAGTTATATTGACATCGATCCTTGTTCTAATATTGTGGCTAATAAGTGCAATGCCATCTCACCCCCTACTTCGGCTATTACACTTTAGATTTTATAAAGTTGAATCATCTTCCGGAGTTGTTTACGTCTTGATCTCAAAGCGGGACATAAGGGACGCTAAAAGTGTGAAGTTTGTTAAAAAAATATCAGAAAATATGCTGATGGAGATATAGTAAAAATGCTTAATTTGTTTGCGTTGACCGATGATCCTGCTAGCAGGGTAGTAAGATTTTCTTTGTCTCAGGAAGTGCAAAGCGAACTGACTCCATTCCTACAAAATCAAGAAATGCAATTTACAAACTCAATTGATCAGGAAATTGCTTTTGATGGCAAGTATAAACCGGACTCCGGTCAGGCGCTCGTCATTGCGAACTTTGATGATATAGATGGATTATCCATAGTAATAAGAAACCCACTTTCAGTAGCAGAGGTTGTCGCATCACCAGAGGTTTTTCAAATTATTAAGGCTTTATTCACTGGTTATATAGATCAATCCGGAGGGGTAACAATCCTGATTCAACACTTTGATAAAAGAAAAATCATCTCTACGAATGGACTATCTATATTTCACTCAGCAAACGTCTATAAAAAAATAGAAGGTATTGGTTTAACAATTGATTCGAAGTTAACTGCCATACTCAAGGACGGGTCTTTAAAGTTTTTTAGCTTTCATTTACTCCGCCAAATATTCGATATGAGTGAATATTACAAAGAAGCAACAGACAGCGACATTGACGATTTTGCTTCATTGCAACTTATAACAGCAGATAGCCTTCCAAATTTAATTTCAATATCAGATACTTGGGTAAGAAGAAAGTTTTCACTAATTCAGCAAAGCCAAATTCTTGAAAATGTACCTTTAAATGACATAAAAGCAGTTGCAGCTGAATTCAATATTCCACTCGCAACAACAACTGCAGATGGGATTGAAAAAATTGTGTTGCCTGGCAACAAGGCTGACCTTAAAACTTTATTACGCTTTCTGGACGAGGACTATTACAAGTCGCCACTATCTAAAACTCAATACATAACTAACTCAAAGCGGGTTGCTTAAGCTTTAAAGCCTCATTAAATCTCATGGTCATATAAATCATCCATTGGCCCGTCCTTACTACTACCGAAGCCAGGGGGGCAGGAGCTACGCCATTGGATTGCAAGAGGGCCTTAGAGCCATTACCAGACCATATCGCCTGCAACCACAATGAACGAAGCGTTTCGAATCGAACTGCAAGCCTGTGATGCATCATGTAAACACCTTGCTGGACCCTCTCATCTGGTTGAGGCCCCCGCCGCCCACCTTGTGCTATTGCAACGCAAGCCCCTGAGACGGGGTACCGAATCCAAATTTCTTTTGGCCGAATTACGCTGCCTCGAAAACGGCTTCTGTGTGAATGGCCTCACCTTCAAAAAGATCAAGTTGGCGCACATGTGCTTCTGCCTGTTCAGGATCGGTCGTGAAGAGGACGACTGCTAAGTCTTTCAATGCCCTTGTGCAACTCACATAGAAAAGACGACGCGTTCGATCCAACACTTCAAGGGTTTCATAAGGAGATTGACCTTAGTAATATGTTTAGTGTACAAGATATGCAGACCTATATAATAACTTGTTATGTGTAAAAAATCAGTTCGGCGAGAATGGAAGAATAAAGCAGGGTTTAGAGTATGAAGCCAAGAGTATTTATCGGTTCATCCGTTGAAAGTTTGCCGTTTGCCCGAGCCATCCAATCTGAAGTTGCATATGACTTTGAGGTGACTATATGGAGCCAGGGAATTTTCAAGCTTTCAAATAGTTCATTAGAGGACTTGGAGAATGCTCTCAATGAATTTGATTGTGGAATATTCGTATTCAGTCCTGACGATGTCCTTAAAATAAGAAATAGACGTCATAAAGCTGTACGGGATAACGTAATCTTTGAGTTTGGGCTTTTTGTCGGAAAACTAGGTAAGGATCGAGTTTACTTTTTAATTCCCGAAGACAGTGGCGAGTTGCATCTTCCTTCTGATCTGCTTGGAATAAAGCCAGGCACATATTTCAATCGAAGCGATGGAAATCTACGTGCTGCTGTAGCACCGTTTTGCTATGAAGTGAGAGAAAAGATTCGTGATCTTGATCTACGGTCTACCGGGCTATCAAAAGCTGGAATGTTTCAAGATTTTATGGGGGCATTCCAAACTCTGCTTGCTATGTCCAGTGAACTGGCGCTTTTTTTCATCCACTCAAGGAGCTGGAGAGAAAACAACCATGATCTTATTTTGGGGTTTCTAGAGAGAAAAGAATCAAAAAGACTGTACATTTTCCTTCCAAACTTTCTAAATGACGCACTAATGAGGCAGCTTGCATATAATTTCGATGATGGGCGCTATATCCTGGGATTGGTAGAAGATGCTGTTAATTTCTTTCTAAACATCCAAAAGAAGTACCCAAGGAAAGTTGTATTGAGGCTTTATGACTTTTACCCCACATATTCTTTCTACAAATTCGACAATAGCGCAATAGTCGCTTTCTACCCAACTACCGATAAGAAAAAGAATGTTCCTACATTCGAATTTCAGAAGGAATCGAGTTTTTGGAACTTCCTGAATGATGATTTTGAAACGCTGGTATCCAAGACAATTCCACTCTCATCTGAGCACACTGAGAAATTACTGGAGAACAACAATGCCTGAACTCCCAGATTTACAAGTCATAAGTAAAAACCTAGAAAAGCGTCTTTTGGGTAAAAAAGTCCTGAAAGTGAACGCGTCAAAAACTAAGAAGCAAACCACAACTACAGAACATTTTATGGATGCCTTGTGTGGGGCTTCTGTCAGTGCTGTAAGCAGGGAAGGAAAAGAGCTGATTTTCTCTTTTGATAATGGGGTTAAGGTCAGCATGCATTTAATGCGAGAAGGGCAGTTATATATTAATGAAGAAGGAAATATTAAACACCAGATAATCAAATTAGAATTTGAAGATGGTGATTTTTTTGTCATGTCAGATTTTATGCAGCAAGCAATTGCGGTAATAAATCCAGAATATTCAGATGTACCAGATGCGCTTTCTGAGAACTTTACAATTGATTATCTTGCTTCATGCTTGGATAAAAAGAAAACCGCAACAGTCAAGGGTTTTCTCATAGATCAAAGCAATATGAGAGGCATTGGCAATGCTTATGCGGATGAAATACTTTGGGCTGCTCTAATATCACCAAAAACAAAATGTGGAAAACTACCGAGGGATGCAATAGAGGTTCTTCATCAGAAGATTGGGGATGTGCTTTTGAGGGCTGAAAATTCAATAGTCGAAAGAAAGCCTGATCTTATAAGTGGTGAAATACGAGATTTCTTATGCGTTCATAACAAAAATGCCACAGAATCACCAACAGGTCATTCGATTATTAACGAAAAAATTGGGGGGAAAAGCACATACTACACTCAAGAGCAGGTTTTGTATGAGTAGTTTACGTGTGTTTAAAAACACATATCAATCGAATAAGGAGCTTATCCGGTGAATAGTAGTCGTAAAGGCCATGCCCATCAATCGAATCAAGACAGACGCTGACCGCGTCTCCTTATTCTACCCGTTACATGAGCAATTTATGACATAAACCGGCCATTCAGAAATCAACCCCGAAGGTCGGCAATTGGCCGTTATGTTGATCTACACATAGCGGCCACTATGTGTAGATCCAAACTATGTGTATATGCAAATTTGTCTTATGGCTCAGCCCTTGGTATCCGTTGCATAAGGCCAAGTGCAACTACACATAATTTCAATGCTTGAAGATGCAGCATCCACTTGCCATCGGTTAGATTACATCGGCTCATTGTTGAGTCCAGCACTTTGATTCATTGTGATAGTCATGAAATCTCAAGTTAGGGTGTCAATTGGCTATCAAATAGCTTACTGGTTGAGTGGCGCAGGACGTGAGTCATTGAATCCCTGATGCCTATGAGTTTTTACTTCAGGACTACCGGCGAAACTATGTGAAGCTAAGAATTACTCATATTGGCTGTATCCCACGTGGAATCTACCTCTCATCCAGGTGATAGGAACGATCTACACATAATTTGGAACTACACATAGTGGCCGAAACTGTGAGTACGCAAATTTCTACAAACCAATAAATTCTGCCAATTTTAATTTCAGATCCATCGCAATAAAACGCTTTTAGTCTGATACAAAAATTAGCGGCCAAACCACGAACGCCCGATCAAAATCGTCATCCTTTACTGTGAAACAAGGACGAACTGATTGGCCATTACCCGTCCTATTACAAGCAAAGCTATTCTTTCAGCGCTATCATCTCGGCCCGGTCTAAGATACTCAGTGTGATTTTGCCTTCCTGGCCCAACCAGCCAATACCTCGCTGGATGACTTTTTCTTCTTCCGGCAGTTCTTTAATCAGTTTTGTAACCGAGGTAGCGCCGTTCTCGGATAAGTAATGCCAAATGCTGCCTGCGGTTAAACCGGTCCGTTCACTTGCCGATATTTCCGACGTTGCCACTACGGGTTCCGGGACTGCGGTTTCAGGCTTTTTCGGCGCTTTCTTTGCTGGACTGGATTTTTTAGCGGTGGTTTTGGTAGTTTTAGGTTGTTCGGTTTCGGCAGAGGGAGTTATAGCTGCTGTAGGCGTTTCCGTTAGTTTTTTAGTCACTTTGATCGTAGGTGTCTGTTCAGCCTTAGCGTTGGCTTCGACATCCGGGGTCTTTTTCGGGGTTTTCTGCGTGGTGCTGGTTTTTTTAGCGGTAGTTTTACTGGCTACCGGTGCTGCAGGTTGTTCCGCTTTGGCCTTTGTAGATATTGGCTTTTCGGGGGTGGTTTTAGGTTTCTTCGTCATGAAATACACCATAGTCAGGATGAACAAGAGTAGTAACGCTTCAGTCATGGAGGCTCTTCATACAGGCTGCTGAATATTACCCGACTTTGCGCTGATCTGACCAGTTCTGCCGGCTAGATGACTATGCAGGTGATCGCAGCGGTCGCTGAGTTTGAGCGTGATCTGCTGATTGAGCGAACCCAGGCTGGCCTTAGTCGCGCGAAGGCCGCGGGTAAGCAGTTTGGTCGGCCGCCGGCGATCAATGCGGAAGATCGTGCTGAAGTGGTGAAACGATTGGCCGCTGGCAGCAACGTTTCGGAGTTGGCTCGGGAATTCAAAACCACCTGGCAAACCATTATGCGGATTCGGGAAGCGGGGATGAAATCTACGCAAAGTGAAAAGTCCGTCAACCATTCTGGAGAGTAAGCGATGAATCATCTATATATGGAACGACACGATGACAAAGACAACATGCATCGTTTTTATCAGATGTTTGTAACGCCGGGTCTATTTGATGATTGGTCGCTGATCAAGGAGTGGGGCAGGGTAGGTTCTCCAGGCACGGTCAGGAAGGAGTGGTTCGACACCCAGGAAGAAGCCATCGTTGCCGAGAATAAGTTGTGCACGGCCAAATGTAAAAAAGGTTATCAAGCGATTCGCGTATAGGCCGCAATTGAAACAGCGCTCGCTATCAGTGTATTCTCCGCTCACTAGAGTTAACCTCACGACTTAAGGTTACAAGGATTTTATAATCACTCTACCCCCAAATTTCTACCGGTAGATAATAACAAACACACATGGCCATCAAAAAATCCGAGCTGTATAGCTCGCTATGGAAAAGCTGCGACGAACTGCGCGGCGGAATGGATGCATCTCAGTACAAGGATTATGTGCTGGTATTGTTGTTCATCAAATACGTCAGTGATAAATACGCCGGCATGCCTTATGCCCCGGTCACCATCCCGGAAGGGGCCAGTTTTCAAGACATGGTCGCCCTCAAGGGCATCCACGGCGAAATGGACCGCATCAGCCAGCAATTGACCCAGCGCGTCAAGCAACTGGCCGAACGCTACGAAACCCCGGTGCCACAAATCAATTTGCGAGTGGACGCATTGGAAGCCAAAGTCAACGGCCACCTGCAAAGGATGGGGTTTGCATGGAGTTGACCCAAAACACTGATTATCAAACCCTGCTGGAGCGCATCACCGACAGCTATACCCAAGGCCGGGTGCAGGCCATGCAGGCTGTCAATATCAGTCTGCTGGAAACCTACTGGCAAGTGGGTCGGCATATCATCGAGTTTGAGCAAGACGGCAAAATCCGCGCCGAGTATGGCAAAGCCTTGATCGGCACCTTGGCTACCGACTTAAGCCTGCGCCACGGCAAAGGCTTCAGTCGCAGCAATTTGGTCTACATGCGCCTGTTCTATTTGCGTTACCCAATAAGTCAGAAGCCTTCTCACCAATTGAGCTGGTCACACTATGTCGAATTATTAAAGCTCGATGACGAGTTGGAACGTAGTTTCTACGAAAAACAGGCCATCGCCGAACGCTGGTCGGTGCCGGAGCTGAAACGCCAAAAAGCCTCTTCCTTGTTTTTAAGACTGGCGGCCAGTAAAGATAAAGCCGGGGTATTGCAGTTGGCCGCACAAGGCCAAACGCTGGCCCAACCCACCGATCTGCTGCGCGAACCCTACATTTTTGAATTTCTGAAAATCCCGGAGCCGGCGCAGGTCTCGGAAACCCAACTCGAAACCTTGTTGTGCAATCATTTGCAGCAATTTTTACTGGAGCTGGGTAAAGGCTTCACCTTTGTCGGCAGGCAATACCGCATTACCCTCAACAACACCCATTACAAAGTAGACCTGGTGTTTTATCACCGTATTTTGCGTTGCTTTGTGCTGATCGACCTGAAAATGGGCGATGTGCAGCATCACGACATTGGCCAAATGAACATGTACCTGGGCTATTTTGCCAACGAGGAAAATATCGAAGGCGACAATCCGCCCATCGGCATCATCCTCAGTCGGCATAAAGACGAACTGCTGGTGGAATACGCCACCTACAACCTGAACAGCCAATTATTCGTGCAGAAATATCAGCTGTACCTGCCGGATAGGGAAGAGCTGCGGCGAGAGTTGGAAGATACCTTACGCGAGGCGGAGCAATGAGTGAGCCGCGAGATAGGGAAGCGGACAGGGGTGTAAAGGAAGCCAGCCGCCGCTATTTGCCTGTTGCCCAGTTGGGGCTCCACGCTCCCGGCGACAGGGCTTTCGGCGCGGCTGCGACTGTTCCGCCGGGTTATAAGCTGACCGAGGTCGGGGTGATTCCAGAAGATTGGGAGACATCTACCGTGGGAGCAGAGTTTTCAATCAAGCTTGGTAAAATGCTAGATGCAGGGAAAAACGTTGGGGTATTAAAGCCTTTTTTGGGTATCAGTTCCTGCGATTTATGTTATCGGGCCACTACACACATTGCTTCCGACTCCCGGGTAAATTAACGCGTGGTTAAGTTACTCCAGATAGGACATTTCAACTTTGCTAAAACAGGACGCAATTATATTGCGTTAACAGTGTGACTTCGCATAACGCTGATTATGTTAAAACGTCGAGATTTACCGCCATTATTTACAATAAAAACAAGCGTTTAGACCGGACTGGGTTTCACGCTTGGCAGACCTCTGATTAGACGACTATAAAGGCGTCACGTTTTCAGCTTGTGGGCCTTTGGCCCCAGCGGTCACTTCCATCGTCACGCGCTGGCCTTCTTTCAGGCTTTTCCGACCGCTGCCTTGGATCACACTAAAGTGGACAAAGACATCTTTGCCGCCGGCTTGCTCAATGAAACCAAAGCCTTTTTCATCGTTGAACCACTTTACTTTGCCTTCTACTAATGCTGCCATCACTTTCTCTGACTTTAAAAAAACCATTGCTGGTGTATTGTCCATACGGACGGAATGCCGATTATCGCTTAATTTAAGGTGAAATGCGCGATTGGTAAAACCCAAAAAAAATGACAGCTTTCCGGCGATGAATCTGAAGAGCGGGCGGTCAACACCCGACCCTTTGCTGCCTATCCCCACTAAACTGCTGCGGGTGTCTGGATATTGCACCTTAGCTGACTCTCACTATCTCCAAACACGGAAAAATGATACTAGCCTTGTAAGCCGGGTGATCAATCAGTGGAGGG
This region includes:
- a CDS encoding DEAD/DEAH box helicase family protein, encoding MNELHLQDKFLVPFFRDGLGYKEVKANTVTQSLIIEEDLQAFISDTELNKKPYEQLLKKYGGNKQKLLADLIELIQERCGSSRNKALFINANKSITLQGIKLHLFYTSDSVIHDNALFEENIFSLVQELHYKYSYQGQQVFSFRPDIVLFVNGIYLGYSELKSNYTSQNATKNGRGKVIKDYFEAVKVYHQQFDSNAMLSDNEKLAYRKDFLKIFEKAIHITTTDIGETFVIRTLADYFDEMLATCREGKFDREEIEKKASGVFKPYPLLKPDADKKDKLKELFTALYGKLFIEKEILYYNFIERDVYVNKGVKEVKNEAGHLISPRPKQKFGTDKIMAKIDEFLAHEKEPDYFEQLLEKQLAGVGEAKKKELLEKRKAYSNNKNVYSLLMQYAAGFGKSNIIGWSALQLKDLRRPDSYAKSEYVYDKIMIVVDRLQLRSQIDSLMLNMNIDNRMVKEATNKKTFQEALASDTRLVIVNLQKFGSVREMLDAEVLQKLANMRIVFLIDEIHRSNSGDQHEEMISIFDELQSPFDNSAYAGARTKKNLIIGFTATPDDHSLARFGEFSGYAESEKLWRPFDSYTMKEAIEDGFILNPLKNIVPVASKMLFDLPSNPLTGFTEKDYKDAQKKQIYENRDRIDAIAKYVADLLVKDVYRQIRGTGKAMLAVHSIKAAIAYKEAVTKHFNALVQQPKFAKYAEAPIHVVYSSNQDEQSATGLNGGLTEEKVLESFALSKNGLMIVVAKLQTGFDDKRLHTLFLDKEINGISAIQTISRVNRTAKYKNDCKIVDFSYNNVNVQNIKDAFEHFSDVVVSDFDPFSDKKVLDVLLSELKKSDTFDKFFTVFMAIYKDSVKRDDPENYLDFESSLKKYIDANPQRTADTKAKAAQYFTILNRIEYVIELDAKYSEPSFLFFWRKFNTLYNMMHRSEDIKDPIEVYFDNQIGMVEVIPEDSKRKKKKPTEVAVGTPPGTGGQFDILAIIAARNEQEAKTGTLIQDFEAKILDFFQYVRNDKDGMRLIVKIKSHVSETEIYDDFAKIYRRYKALNRQIVGEYFFKETEDLVDKLCDDFEGTVVNAGE
- a CDS encoding Kiwa anti-phage protein KwaB-like domain-containing protein, with product MLNLFALTDDPASRVVRFSLSQEVQSELTPFLQNQEMQFTNSIDQEIAFDGKYKPDSGQALVIANFDDIDGLSIVIRNPLSVAEVVASPEVFQIIKALFTGYIDQSGGVTILIQHFDKRKIISTNGLSIFHSANVYKKIEGIGLTIDSKLTAILKDGSLKFFSFHLLRQIFDMSEYYKEATDSDIDDFASLQLITADSLPNLISISDTWVRRKFSLIQQSQILENVPLNDIKAVAAEFNIPLATTTADGIEKIVLPGNKADLKTLLRFLDEDYYKSPLSKTQYITNSKRVA
- a CDS encoding TIR domain-containing protein; amino-acid sequence: MKPRVFIGSSVESLPFARAIQSEVAYDFEVTIWSQGIFKLSNSSLEDLENALNEFDCGIFVFSPDDVLKIRNRRHKAVRDNVIFEFGLFVGKLGKDRVYFLIPEDSGELHLPSDLLGIKPGTYFNRSDGNLRAAVAPFCYEVREKIRDLDLRSTGLSKAGMFQDFMGAFQTLLAMSSELALFFIHSRSWRENNHDLILGFLERKESKRLYIFLPNFLNDALMRQLAYNFDDGRYILGLVEDAVNFFLNIQKKYPRKVVLRLYDFYPTYSFYKFDNSAIVAFYPTTDKKKNVPTFEFQKESSFWNFLNDDFETLVSKTIPLSSEHTEKLLENNNA
- a CDS encoding DNA-formamidopyrimidine glycosylase family protein, yielding MPELPDLQVISKNLEKRLLGKKVLKVNASKTKKQTTTTEHFMDALCGASVSAVSREGKELIFSFDNGVKVSMHLMREGQLYINEEGNIKHQIIKLEFEDGDFFVMSDFMQQAIAVINPEYSDVPDALSENFTIDYLASCLDKKKTATVKGFLIDQSNMRGIGNAYADEILWAALISPKTKCGKLPRDAIEVLHQKIGDVLLRAENSIVERKPDLISGEIRDFLCVHNKNATESPTGHSIINEKIGGKSTYYTQEQVLYE
- a CDS encoding winged helix-turn-helix domain-containing protein produces the protein MTEALLLLFILTMVYFMTKKPKTTPEKPISTKAKAEQPAAPVASKTTAKKTSTTQKTPKKTPDVEANAKAEQTPTIKVTKKLTETPTAAITPSAETEQPKTTKTTAKKSSPAKKAPKKPETAVPEPVVATSEISASERTGLTAGSIWHYLSENGATSVTKLIKELPEEEKVIQRGIGWLGQEGKITLSILDRAEMIALKE
- a CDS encoding helix-turn-helix domain-containing protein produces the protein MQVIAAVAEFERDLLIERTQAGLSRAKAAGKQFGRPPAINAEDRAEVVKRLAAGSNVSELAREFKTTWQTIMRIREAGMKSTQSEKSVNHSGE
- a CDS encoding WGR domain-containing protein, coding for MNHLYMERHDDKDNMHRFYQMFVTPGLFDDWSLIKEWGRVGSPGTVRKEWFDTQEEAIVAENKLCTAKCKKGYQAIRV
- a CDS encoding type I restriction-modification system subunit M N-terminal domain-containing protein; this translates as MAIKKSELYSSLWKSCDELRGGMDASQYKDYVLVLLFIKYVSDKYAGMPYAPVTIPEGASFQDMVALKGIHGEMDRISQQLTQRVKQLAERYETPVPQINLRVDALEAKVNGHLQRMGFAWS